Proteins encoded by one window of Desulfurobacteriaceae bacterium:
- the hypB gene encoding hydrogenase nickel incorporation protein HypB: MCDVCGCGNHDHTNSHSHSHEIRKVELNQSLLRENERVAESNRKHFDEKGILAVNLISSPGSGKTTLLEKTIEALRDELKIAVLEGDIETERDAERIRAKGAKAIQLTTGGSCHLEASLVHKGFHALEKEMEGETPDILFIENVGNLVCPSSFYLGEHVRVVLVSVPEGPDKPAKYPKAFKTSNVFIITKADLLPYFDFDVEKVKKEALSINPNLKIFVVSAKTGEGLNEWFDYLKEMVARKKGIKV; encoded by the coding sequence ATGTGTGATGTTTGTGGATGTGGAAATCATGATCATACTAACTCTCACTCCCATTCTCACGAAATAAGGAAAGTGGAACTAAATCAGAGTTTACTTCGCGAGAATGAAAGAGTTGCTGAATCAAATAGAAAACACTTTGATGAAAAAGGAATCTTAGCTGTAAACCTTATTAGTTCTCCTGGTTCTGGAAAGACAACACTTCTTGAAAAAACAATAGAAGCTTTAAGAGATGAACTTAAAATAGCAGTTCTTGAAGGAGACATTGAGACAGAAAGAGATGCTGAGAGAATAAGAGCAAAGGGCGCTAAAGCTATCCAGCTTACGACAGGAGGATCTTGCCATCTAGAGGCTTCCTTAGTTCACAAAGGATTCCACGCTCTAGAAAAGGAAATGGAAGGAGAAACTCCGGATATTCTATTTATTGAAAACGTAGGTAACCTTGTATGTCCATCCTCTTTTTACTTGGGTGAACATGTAAGAGTGGTTCTCGTTTCTGTTCCTGAAGGACCGGATAAACCCGCCAAGTATCCAAAAGCTTTTAAAACTTCAAACGTGTTCATCATCACAAAGGCAGATCTTCTACCTTACTTTGATTTTGACGTTGAAAAAGTTAAAAAAGAAGCTTTGTCAATCAATCCTAACCTTAAAATATTTGTTGTTTCTGCAAAGACAGGCGAAGGTCTAAATGAATGGTTTGACTATTTAAAGGAAATGGTAGCAAGGAAAAAGGGAATAAAGGTTTAA
- a CDS encoding NifB/NifX family molybdenum-iron cluster-binding protein: protein MIVALPIDERGNVVSMFGSAPSFLVINTESGEKKVVSNLNSCGGCSVGCSGGKSPADLLAENGVEALLIEQIPEAPLKKLLTKGIVVYQLPPTTNDVNFALKLLEEKKLKVFYLNSKG from the coding sequence GTGATAGTTGCTCTTCCGATAGACGAAAGAGGTAATGTTGTCAGTATGTTTGGTTCTGCACCTTCTTTCTTGGTAATTAATACAGAGAGTGGAGAAAAGAAAGTTGTTTCTAACCTTAACAGCTGTGGTGGATGCAGCGTTGGATGTAGTGGAGGTAAAAGTCCTGCTGATCTTCTTGCTGAAAATGGAGTAGAAGCACTCCTTATAGAACAAATACCAGAAGCTCCCTTAAAGAAGCTTTTAACAAAAGGAATTGTTGTATATCAGTTACCTCCGACAACCAATGATGTAAACTTTGCCTTAAAACTTTTAGAGGAAAAAAAGCTAAAAGTTTTCTACTTAAACTCTAAAGGTTAG
- a CDS encoding HDOD domain-containing protein, whose amino-acid sequence MFGFFGFGGKKNGEKKTKEEVKEKPLNRRSYDRYVLEDLGSITNISKGGCELKKDAPEEIKSEFLEVEIGGKKIKSVVVEDRATCVHLKFLEEFEDKELLKKHIKKLKEFKDYKKKLEIDFESFESENTEFKVIINLLSEINNPNTTTEKLTNYIEKIPKVKKAVLTVANSVESAAKEKITSLTTAIARIGFERLKEVVRNTIVKSLSFENKDLSNFEGFESFSVLKTTFLTEILPYTTFKDTGNEARLLFTSETTPLSFFTKVNERFKNYYTSVNRFYSPYSRYLERVHFGTDFLQLGKEFIVEYSDLFKYLYDGYILAHLYLSPFLDIPENLKISLSRRKLDFSYITYLMFLTVLSIVGKDKKSAYILLGRLRKLGMNTEKAIKFLSNVVDNANDALYHMGLRRSLRMFSYPSRSIRAQRIFPVRDNIYFKYLVDTVASVKKRLVLRHEDRTFTGFVLNVILNAEEFEFRNKAFCVIPCKNLQDTELEIEDFSTFNILVFKDVDLLDKELLNDFKKVWENFDGIIICTYSTYSFLDWENPDLYSILREYVVDVPSFLYETKSFDFMVEKVREDLEEVLGKETFDKSLTFVNDNMESVLYSYLKTFKF is encoded by the coding sequence ATGTTTGGATTTTTTGGCTTTGGTGGAAAGAAAAACGGGGAAAAAAAGACAAAAGAAGAGGTTAAAGAAAAACCGCTAAATAGACGAAGTTACGATAGATATGTTTTAGAAGATTTAGGATCTATTACTAATATCTCTAAGGGAGGTTGCGAGTTAAAAAAAGATGCACCGGAGGAGATAAAGAGTGAATTTTTAGAAGTAGAAATAGGTGGAAAAAAGATAAAATCCGTCGTTGTTGAAGATAGGGCAACCTGTGTTCATCTAAAATTTCTAGAAGAATTTGAAGATAAAGAACTTTTAAAGAAACATATTAAAAAGTTAAAGGAGTTCAAGGATTACAAGAAGAAACTTGAAATAGATTTTGAAAGTTTCGAATCAGAGAACACAGAGTTTAAGGTAATCATAAACTTGCTTTCAGAAATAAACAATCCAAATACAACTACCGAAAAATTAACAAATTACATAGAGAAAATTCCAAAAGTTAAAAAAGCGGTTTTAACAGTTGCAAACAGTGTAGAATCCGCTGCAAAGGAAAAAATTACATCCTTAACTACTGCAATAGCAAGAATAGGTTTTGAAAGACTTAAAGAGGTTGTAAGAAATACAATAGTAAAAAGTTTATCCTTTGAAAACAAAGATCTTTCAAATTTTGAAGGTTTTGAAAGTTTTAGTGTACTAAAAACAACTTTTTTAACAGAAATACTCCCATACACAACCTTTAAGGATACCGGGAACGAAGCTAGGCTTTTATTTACAAGTGAGACTACTCCGCTTTCATTTTTTACGAAAGTAAATGAAAGGTTTAAGAACTATTACACTTCCGTAAATAGATTCTATTCTCCATATTCAAGATATCTAGAAAGAGTTCACTTTGGAACAGACTTTTTACAGCTTGGAAAGGAATTCATAGTTGAGTACTCTGACCTTTTCAAATATCTTTATGATGGATATATCTTGGCTCACCTCTACCTTTCACCTTTCTTAGACATTCCTGAGAACCTAAAGATTTCCCTTAGCAGAAGAAAGTTGGATTTTAGTTACATAACCTACCTTATGTTTTTAACAGTTCTCTCGATAGTAGGAAAAGATAAAAAAAGTGCTTACATCCTTTTAGGTAGACTCAGAAAACTTGGAATGAATACTGAAAAAGCCATTAAGTTCCTTTCAAATGTTGTAGATAATGCGAATGATGCACTATACCATATGGGACTAAGAAGAAGTCTTAGAATGTTTTCATATCCGAGCCGTTCAATAAGAGCGCAGAGGATATTCCCGGTAAGAGACAACATTTACTTCAAGTACTTAGTTGACACCGTGGCCTCCGTAAAGAAAAGACTTGTCTTAAGGCACGAAGATAGAACTTTTACCGGTTTTGTTCTAAATGTCATCTTAAACGCGGAGGAGTTTGAGTTCAGGAATAAAGCTTTTTGCGTAATTCCTTGTAAGAACCTTCAAGATACAGAACTTGAAATAGAAGATTTCTCTACATTTAACATTTTGGTCTTTAAAGATGTAGATCTTCTTGACAAGGAATTGCTCAATGACTTTAAGAAAGTTTGGGAAAATTTTGACGGCATAATTATTTGTACATATTCAACATACTCTTTCTTGGATTGGGAAAATCCTGACCTTTACAGCATTCTAAGAGAATACGTAGTAGATGTTCCTTCCTTTTTGTACGAAACTAAAAGCTTCGATTTTATGGTTGAAAAGGTTAGAGAAGATTTAGAGGAAGTTCTAGGGAAAGAAACTTTCGATAAAAGTTTGACTTTTGTTAATGACAATATGGAGAGTGTTCTTTATTCTTATCTTAAGACTTTTAAATTTTAG
- the hypD gene encoding hydrogenase formation protein HypD, whose translation MRERIRKLLELIKELTPKGKKIKIMNVCGSHEHTITHSGMRSLLPKEIELVPGPGCPVCVCSESDIMNAINLSKRNDTILVTYGDMLRVPTQIGSIRSNGGNYKMVSAPFEVLKIANENKDKKIVFFSIGFETTTAPTAALLEMGVPENVFILTSQKLTPEIMEILVKDQEVGVDAFIAPGHVSAIVGANAWKVFPEKYGIPTVVAGFEPENVLLAILEILKQLREGKATLENVYRGVVKPEGNKKALELMYKYFEKADVNWRGIGLIPKSGLELREEYSYLDAKKVFELKEVEEKKVAGCICDKIILGKAYPTDCKLFRTVCTPRNPKGPCMVSMEGACNIWYRFN comes from the coding sequence ATGAGAGAGAGGATAAGAAAACTTTTAGAGTTAATCAAAGAACTTACTCCAAAAGGAAAGAAGATAAAAATAATGAATGTTTGTGGTTCTCATGAGCATACCATTACTCATAGTGGTATGCGTTCACTACTTCCAAAAGAAATAGAACTTGTTCCCGGACCTGGCTGTCCAGTATGTGTTTGTTCTGAAAGCGACATAATGAACGCGATAAATCTTTCAAAAAGAAACGACACAATTTTAGTAACGTACGGTGATATGTTAAGAGTTCCAACTCAAATTGGTTCAATAAGGTCAAACGGTGGAAATTACAAGATGGTATCTGCCCCTTTTGAGGTTTTGAAAATTGCAAACGAAAATAAAGATAAGAAAATTGTCTTTTTCTCAATAGGTTTTGAAACAACAACAGCTCCAACAGCTGCCCTTTTAGAGATGGGAGTTCCGGAGAATGTTTTTATTCTTACTTCCCAAAAGTTAACTCCAGAAATAATGGAGATTCTCGTTAAAGACCAAGAAGTTGGAGTCGATGCGTTTATAGCTCCTGGACACGTTTCAGCCATTGTTGGAGCAAATGCTTGGAAAGTTTTTCCTGAAAAATACGGAATACCCACTGTTGTTGCAGGTTTTGAACCTGAAAATGTTCTTTTGGCAATTCTTGAAATTCTTAAGCAGTTAAGAGAAGGAAAAGCCACTTTAGAAAACGTTTACAGAGGAGTTGTTAAACCTGAAGGAAACAAGAAAGCTTTAGAACTTATGTACAAATACTTTGAAAAGGCAGATGTCAACTGGAGAGGTATCGGTTTAATTCCGAAATCTGGGCTTGAATTGAGGGAAGAATATAGCTACTTGGACGCAAAAAAAGTTTTCGAACTAAAAGAGGTTGAAGAGAAAAAAGTTGCTGGTTGTATATGTGACAAGATTATACTTGGAAAAGCTTATCCAACCGATTGTAAGCTGTTCCGCACAGTTTGTACTCCAAGGAACCCTAAGGGACCTTGTATGGTCTCTATGGAGGGGGCTTGTAATATTTGGTACAGATTTAATTAG
- a CDS encoding ABC transporter permease — MGEHELLIVLFAYFLILATVFFDIKNGIGFWKDLLFSSFLSIIQLVGVGFVILFLLDLKQELINLLLTILFFVNASLITLRRFQFTSYSKFKVFLTILFSISIISTISLFVLYTVGILTLKANSIIPLAGIIAASGMRSLSLSFSYYKRRLKDVEDLILGMAALGANSVEIFKPIFRELILDITTPVRDMFRSSGIVHIPGVMVGLLIAGVLPLKAAVIQFAILSTMIFQFTFVPAIAFYTLIKLYGIKIEG; from the coding sequence ATGGGTGAACACGAGCTTCTCATCGTTCTCTTTGCTTACTTCTTAATACTTGCTACCGTCTTTTTTGACATAAAAAATGGAATAGGTTTTTGGAAAGATCTGCTTTTTTCTTCTTTTCTTTCAATTATTCAGCTTGTTGGTGTTGGATTTGTAATACTTTTCCTTTTAGACTTAAAGCAGGAACTCATAAATCTTTTGTTGACAATTCTTTTTTTCGTAAACGCTTCCCTTATAACTTTGCGAAGGTTTCAGTTCACCTCTTACAGTAAGTTTAAAGTCTTTCTGACTATTCTCTTTTCGATTTCCATCATTTCTACCATTTCACTTTTTGTTCTTTACACCGTTGGCATTTTAACTTTGAAAGCAAACAGCATAATCCCCCTTGCAGGAATAATAGCTGCTTCTGGAATGAGGAGTTTGTCCCTTTCTTTTAGCTACTACAAGCGAAGGCTTAAGGATGTTGAAGACTTAATCTTAGGAATGGCAGCTCTTGGAGCAAACAGTGTGGAGATATTCAAGCCGATATTCAGAGAACTTATCTTAGATATTACTACTCCCGTTAGAGATATGTTTCGTTCTTCTGGTATAGTCCACATTCCGGGAGTAATGGTAGGTCTGCTTATTGCAGGGGTTTTGCCCCTTAAAGCAGCAGTAATTCAATTTGCTATCCTATCTACTATGATATTTCAATTTACCTTCGTTCCAGCAATAGCTTTTTACACTTTAATAAAACTCTACGGGATAAAGATTGAGGGGTAG
- the hypE gene encoding hydrogenase expression/formation protein HypE: MRIEIGHGSGGKLTRELIEELFLKHFSFPELTSLRDASYLKINSNKIAMTTDSYVISPYFFPGGDIGKLSISGTVNDLTVSGAIPSFISVGFILEEGLPFEDLEKVVKSMAETAKKANVKIVAGDTKVVEKGKCDGIYINTTGVGEIVRTFSPTFAKPGDVVIVSGYIGDHGIAVSLAREEFEIESGVISDCAPLNNLLVPLFEVEGIRWMRDPTRGGVATVLIEFSEHSKLGVRLFEERLPIREEVRFVCDMLGYDPLYLANEGKAVIIVDKREAEKVLGKLRQNPLGKEAKIIGEVTDEFQGVHLITSIGGERRLELLEEDPLPRIC, encoded by the coding sequence TTGAGGATAGAAATCGGGCACGGAAGTGGAGGAAAGTTAACCAGGGAGCTAATAGAAGAACTCTTTTTAAAACACTTCTCATTTCCTGAGCTTACATCTTTACGGGATGCCTCCTATTTAAAGATAAATAGCAACAAAATAGCTATGACAACTGACTCTTACGTAATTAGTCCTTACTTTTTCCCTGGGGGAGATATTGGTAAGCTAAGCATCTCAGGAACAGTAAACGATTTAACGGTAAGTGGCGCTATACCTTCTTTTATTTCTGTTGGTTTTATCTTGGAAGAAGGATTGCCGTTCGAAGACCTAGAAAAAGTTGTAAAAAGTATGGCAGAAACTGCCAAAAAAGCAAACGTTAAAATAGTCGCGGGAGATACAAAAGTTGTAGAAAAAGGAAAGTGTGACGGTATCTACATAAATACAACCGGAGTTGGAGAAATTGTTAGAACTTTTTCTCCCACCTTTGCAAAACCTGGAGACGTTGTAATTGTCTCAGGATATATAGGGGATCATGGAATAGCAGTCTCTTTAGCAAGGGAAGAGTTTGAGATTGAGTCAGGTGTAATAAGTGACTGTGCACCACTCAATAATCTACTTGTTCCTCTCTTTGAAGTAGAAGGTATTAGATGGATGAGAGACCCAACAAGAGGCGGCGTAGCAACAGTTTTAATAGAGTTTTCTGAACACTCAAAACTTGGAGTTAGACTATTTGAAGAAAGACTTCCCATTAGGGAAGAGGTTCGTTTTGTTTGCGATATGCTTGGATACGATCCTTTATACTTGGCAAACGAGGGAAAAGCAGTAATTATTGTTGATAAAAGGGAAGCAGAAAAAGTCTTAGGGAAACTTCGTCAGAATCCTCTTGGAAAAGAAGCAAAAATTATCGGAGAAGTTACAGATGAATTTCAAGGAGTTCATTTAATTACTTCCATTGGTGGAGAAAGAAGACTAGAACTTCTTGAGGAAGATCCCCTTCCAAGGATATGCTAA
- a CDS encoding phosphatidate cytidylyltransferase, translated as MRERILGTILVVLYASFMVASPKSFYVSLVYLLGVGMVSELCEFTPFKDNKTAVTVIFSILFFIGVHLKTFNFILPTVAVVFLFSYFVIIEGKVPERFLGITGFFVYLLIGIVAIAKLPKPYFLLLLSIVWSTDTFAYLVGKYFGKKKLIPEISPKKTVAGAIGGAIGGVITSLIIGNHLGILEISFFYVFILFVLTFISQIGDLIESYIKRVFDVKDSGHIIPGHGGVLDRLDSSIAVAPFLLALGGVS; from the coding sequence ATGAGAGAGAGGATCTTAGGTACCATTTTAGTAGTTCTTTACGCTTCTTTTATGGTTGCTTCTCCAAAAAGTTTTTATGTTTCTTTGGTTTACCTTCTTGGTGTTGGGATGGTTTCTGAACTTTGTGAGTTTACACCTTTCAAGGATAACAAAACAGCAGTAACAGTTATTTTTTCTATTCTTTTTTTCATAGGGGTTCACCTAAAAACTTTTAACTTTATTCTCCCTACCGTTGCCGTAGTTTTTCTTTTTAGCTATTTCGTTATAATTGAAGGCAAAGTGCCTGAGAGATTTTTAGGAATAACTGGTTTTTTTGTGTATTTGCTTATTGGAATTGTGGCGATTGCTAAACTTCCTAAGCCCTATTTTCTTCTCCTTTTAAGCATTGTCTGGTCTACCGATACCTTTGCCTATCTTGTAGGTAAATACTTTGGGAAAAAGAAACTCATTCCTGAAATAAGTCCCAAAAAGACTGTTGCTGGGGCTATTGGAGGAGCTATCGGAGGAGTAATAACTTCCTTAATAATAGGAAACCATCTTGGAATACTGGAAATTTCTTTCTTTTATGTTTTTATTCTCTTTGTACTTACTTTTATTTCCCAAATTGGAGACTTAATTGAAAGTTATATAAAAAGAGTTTTTGATGTCAAAGATTCCGGTCACATCATACCCGGACACGGTGGGGTTCTTGATAGACTTGATAGTAGTATAGCTGTAGCCCCGTTTTTACTTGCTCTTGGAGGTGTAAGTTGA
- the uppS gene encoding polyprenyl diphosphate synthase — protein sequence MNLPVHVGIIMDGNGRWATKRGFPRIKGHEEGAKTTERIIIAAAKLGIKYLSLYAFSTENWKRPKEEVNFLFHLMYEYIQTKLPMFLENNIRFKVIGRIWQLPEYLQEGFKRLERETLHCNKMVTVFAVNYGGKQEILDAVNRAIKAGEKDITEGVIRKYLYFPELPDLDLLIRTSGELRISNFLLWQSAYTELWFTKTLWPDFTEEEFKRAIEDFKKRERRFGGIK from the coding sequence ATGAATCTTCCCGTTCATGTTGGAATAATAATGGACGGAAACGGTAGATGGGCTACTAAGAGAGGTTTTCCAAGAATAAAAGGACATGAAGAAGGTGCGAAAACAACAGAAAGGATAATAATTGCTGCAGCAAAGCTAGGAATAAAGTACCTATCTCTCTATGCTTTTTCTACTGAAAATTGGAAAAGACCTAAAGAGGAGGTAAACTTTCTTTTTCATTTAATGTACGAATACATTCAAACCAAACTTCCTATGTTTCTTGAGAACAACATTCGTTTCAAGGTGATAGGAAGGATTTGGCAACTTCCAGAATACCTTCAAGAAGGTTTTAAACGTTTAGAAAGGGAGACCCTTCACTGCAATAAAATGGTGACTGTGTTTGCAGTAAATTATGGCGGAAAACAAGAAATTCTTGACGCTGTAAACAGGGCTATAAAAGCTGGAGAAAAGGATATCACAGAAGGAGTTATTAGAAAGTATCTCTACTTTCCAGAACTTCCAGACCTTGATCTTCTTATAAGAACAAGTGGAGAGCTTAGGATTTCAAACTTTCTCCTGTGGCAGTCTGCCTACACAGAGCTTTGGTTTACAAAAACTTTATGGCCAGACTTTACAGAAGAAGAATTCAAAAGAGCAATAGAAGACTTTAAGAAAAGAGAAAGAAGGTTTGGCGGTATCAAATGA
- a CDS encoding methylenetetrahydrofolate reductase produces the protein MNFSEKLKNGKFIITAEIAPPRGTDWKSVIKGIEPLKGKVDAFNITDNQRSMVRMSSLVMAKFLLDYGFDPILQLTCRDRNRIALQSDLLGAAALGVKNICLMTGDFTSLGDEPKAKPVFDVDSVQLIEIAKILESGKLLNGKEVKGKLEFTVGAVYNPFAGPKVLQEIKLKKKIDAGASFIQTQPIYDVKVAEEVNDLVEEFGAVPIIGLLPIKSLKMANFMKSLNPSSVPDKLIEGLEKAMDPAQYGWDYIIDIAHAVLEFGRGIHFMLVGKTQELANFIDYLRNDSPYNHRF, from the coding sequence TTGAACTTTTCAGAAAAGTTGAAAAATGGAAAGTTCATAATAACTGCAGAAATAGCCCCTCCAAGAGGAACAGATTGGAAATCAGTAATTAAAGGAATAGAACCTTTAAAAGGCAAAGTTGATGCTTTTAACATAACAGACAACCAACGTTCTATGGTAAGAATGTCCTCATTGGTAATGGCAAAGTTCCTTCTTGACTATGGATTCGATCCTATTTTGCAGCTTACATGTAGAGACAGAAACCGGATAGCACTACAATCGGATCTTTTGGGAGCTGCAGCACTCGGAGTGAAGAACATTTGTCTTATGACTGGAGACTTTACAAGCTTAGGAGATGAACCAAAAGCTAAACCCGTTTTCGACGTAGACTCCGTTCAGCTTATTGAAATTGCAAAGATTTTAGAAAGCGGAAAACTTTTAAATGGAAAAGAAGTAAAGGGTAAATTGGAATTTACGGTTGGAGCAGTTTATAACCCTTTTGCAGGTCCAAAAGTTTTACAAGAAATAAAACTTAAGAAGAAAATAGACGCTGGGGCTTCTTTTATTCAAACTCAGCCCATCTACGATGTGAAAGTTGCAGAAGAGGTGAATGATTTAGTAGAAGAATTTGGAGCAGTTCCGATAATAGGTCTTCTTCCCATAAAAAGTCTAAAAATGGCTAACTTTATGAAAAGTCTAAATCCAAGTTCTGTTCCGGACAAACTTATAGAAGGTCTAGAGAAAGCTATGGATCCTGCTCAGTATGGTTGGGACTATATCATAGACATTGCCCATGCAGTTTTGGAATTCGGAAGGGGAATCCACTTTATGCTTGTTGGAAAGACGCAGGAACTTGCTAACTTTATAGATTATTTACGAAACGATAGTCCCTACAACCACAGATTCTAA
- a CDS encoding methylenetetrahydrofolate reductase C-terminal domain-containing protein, which produces MVVVKIKPLSEILKNLRGFKKIAIFGCELGSARCKNGGLKEALQLKNSLEKEGFEVISVKSPGGTCILEKVSKPLLEIEKGCEVVISLACGAGTQVIAENTNLPVITGVSTLFIGAEKEGKYFDEYCIACGDCIISDTGGICPVARCPKSLVNGPCGGAINGKCEVDSSIPCIWYKIAERLEGLQKLEVLRERAPFKDYRLAVYPRKLEVEETT; this is translated from the coding sequence GTGGTAGTTGTTAAGATCAAACCTTTAAGTGAAATCCTAAAAAACTTAAGAGGTTTCAAAAAAATCGCCATTTTTGGGTGTGAGCTAGGGTCTGCAAGGTGTAAGAACGGAGGACTAAAGGAAGCACTCCAACTTAAAAATAGTTTGGAGAAGGAAGGTTTTGAGGTTATCAGTGTAAAAAGTCCAGGTGGAACGTGTATTTTGGAAAAAGTTTCAAAGCCTCTCCTTGAAATTGAAAAAGGTTGTGAAGTTGTAATATCCTTAGCTTGTGGAGCAGGAACACAGGTTATAGCAGAGAACACCAATCTTCCTGTAATCACAGGAGTAAGTACTCTGTTTATAGGAGCAGAAAAAGAAGGAAAATACTTTGACGAGTACTGTATAGCCTGTGGTGATTGTATTATTTCGGATACTGGGGGTATCTGCCCAGTAGCAAGGTGTCCTAAGTCCTTGGTGAACGGTCCATGTGGCGGAGCAATAAACGGAAAGTGCGAAGTTGACTCCTCTATTCCTTGTATCTGGTATAAAATTGCCGAGCGTTTAGAGGGTTTACAAAAGTTAGAAGTCTTAAGAGAAAGAGCTCCTTTTAAAGATTATAGACTGGCTGTTTACCCAAGAAAACTGGAAGTGGAGGAAACAACTTGA
- a CDS encoding peptidylprolyl isomerase: MVWRKVVVLLFLLFIPFLPLKAKVVDYIVAVVNDEPVLYSELKSYAKENGITDLKVALNSLIEKKMLLTEAKSEGIRVSDKEIEDALKDLKKSNGFISDKEFIKALEKERLTLEEVKEKIKEQILISKLIGKNVRSKVRVSGLEVEKVCRAKKGNVLREVYYIFVTSSEKLKEIEKLLASQKPFEKVAKEFSEDPVTAKRGGYVGKVKKGMLIEPVDSTVWSIKPGKYKVVKGDNGYYLVYVKKEEKEGCNKDEIRKELYMKRFRKALKEYLDSIKKKASVKIYFHGE, from the coding sequence ATGGTATGGAGGAAAGTAGTCGTTCTCCTTTTTCTTCTGTTTATTCCCTTCCTGCCATTAAAGGCTAAGGTTGTTGACTACATTGTAGCTGTTGTAAATGACGAACCAGTTCTTTACAGCGAGCTTAAGAGCTATGCTAAGGAAAACGGAATTACAGACTTAAAGGTAGCTTTAAACTCCTTAATAGAGAAAAAGATGCTCTTAACTGAAGCCAAGAGTGAGGGAATAAGAGTTTCCGACAAAGAGATAGAGGATGCCTTAAAAGATTTGAAAAAGAGTAATGGATTTATCTCTGATAAAGAGTTTATAAAAGCCTTGGAGAAGGAAAGACTTACCCTCGAGGAAGTTAAAGAAAAGATTAAAGAACAGATCTTGATATCCAAACTTATCGGAAAGAATGTAAGGTCAAAAGTTAGAGTTTCTGGTTTAGAGGTGGAAAAAGTATGCAGAGCTAAGAAAGGTAACGTTTTAAGGGAAGTTTACTATATTTTTGTGACTTCCTCTGAAAAATTAAAGGAAATAGAGAAACTTCTAGCATCACAAAAGCCCTTTGAAAAAGTTGCAAAAGAGTTTTCAGAAGATCCCGTTACTGCAAAACGTGGTGGATATGTAGGAAAAGTTAAGAAAGGAATGTTAATAGAACCTGTTGACTCTACAGTTTGGTCTATAAAACCGGGAAAGTACAAAGTTGTTAAAGGAGATAACGGATACTACCTAGTGTACGTCAAGAAAGAAGAAAAGGAAGGATGCAATAAAGATGAAATAAGGAAAGAACTCTACATGAAGAGATTTAGAAAAGCTCTTAAAGAGTACCTTGACTCCATCAAGAAAAAGGCAAGCGTGAAAATCTACTTCCACGGGGAGTAA
- a CDS encoding SurA N-terminal domain-containing protein, with translation MKKLVLATAIIALVSSNSLAGDKVLAKVNGKPITESDLNKALNSLPEKYSSVKGNTEFRKRVLETLINQELLFQEAQKEGIPQNPKVRKQIEEAKKKIIINALLKKHLKFRRNKYL, from the coding sequence ATGAAAAAGCTAGTCTTGGCAACTGCAATTATAGCACTAGTAAGTTCAAACTCTCTTGCCGGAGACAAGGTATTGGCTAAGGTTAACGGAAAGCCTATCACAGAATCGGATTTAAACAAGGCTCTAAATAGCCTACCCGAAAAATATTCTTCCGTAAAAGGAAATACTGAATTCAGGAAAAGAGTTTTAGAGACTTTAATAAATCAGGAACTTCTCTTTCAGGAAGCTCAAAAAGAAGGTATTCCTCAAAATCCTAAGGTAAGAAAACAAATTGAAGAAGCTAAAAAAAAGATAATAATCAATGCCTTGCTCAAGAAACATCTTAAATTTAGAAGAAATAAATATCTCTGA
- a CDS encoding DUF177 domain-containing protein, which yields MKRRINLNEITQKEPMKVDTEIQPSIMDLPKEEVISSTPFKLRIEVYKKPVGYDVYGKIEGEVELLCSRCNKKFKEKLNKNFYYQLIPTSEIAGGEIKSSDLDIKFSDENFLDLAEVVKEQILLNLPVKPLCSENCEYSTFEVGEKPETFEEETQEVDRRWEKLKALRDKLKRKE from the coding sequence ATGAAAAGGAGAATCAACCTTAATGAGATAACCCAGAAAGAGCCTATGAAGGTTGATACGGAAATTCAACCATCAATCATGGATTTGCCGAAAGAGGAGGTTATTTCATCTACGCCTTTTAAACTTCGCATAGAGGTTTACAAAAAGCCTGTTGGCTACGATGTTTATGGGAAGATTGAGGGTGAAGTAGAACTTCTCTGTAGTAGATGTAACAAAAAGTTTAAGGAAAAACTTAATAAAAACTTTTACTACCAACTTATACCGACGTCAGAGATTGCTGGTGGAGAGATAAAATCTTCCGATCTTGATATAAAATTCTCTGACGAAAATTTCTTGGATCTTGCAGAGGTTGTAAAAGAGCAGATTTTGCTTAATCTTCCTGTAAAACCTTTATGTAGTGAAAACTGTGAGTATTCAACTTTTGAAGTTGGAGAAAAACCAGAGACTTTTGAAGAGGAAACCCAAGAGGTCGATAGACGCTGGGAAAAACTAAAAGCTCTTAGAGATAAACTTAAGAGGAAGGAGTGA